Proteins encoded within one genomic window of Arachis ipaensis cultivar K30076 chromosome B08, Araip1.1, whole genome shotgun sequence:
- the LOC107614203 gene encoding uncharacterized protein LOC107614203 isoform X1: MSSSLPPSSFYVNVVARRLPLIIPPLLIVVSFFSHHRLLCSVLCRRSSHRRPDLSLLIMVSFFSRSCLLCLPPPLCGKGSMVSQTVELLKNEIPLEQESVVLTEATVNGLVLVDIINGFYTVGSGNLAPREANRQISGMINKSERLARLFCEKKFSVMAFLDSHHPNKSEDPYPPHCIQFRD; encoded by the exons ATGTCCTCGTCATTGCCGCCATCAAGCTTCTATGTCAATGTCGTTGCTCGCCGTCTTCCTCTGATCATTCCGCCGTTGCTCATCGTCGTGTCATTTTTTTCTCACCATCGCCTCCTCTGCTCAGTCCTTTGTCGCAGATCATCGCATCGCCGTCCAGATCTGTCGTTGCTCATCATGGTGTCATTCTTTTCTCGCAGTTGCCTCCTCTGCTTGCCGCCTCCTCTG TGCGGGAAAGGGAGTATGGTGTCACAAACAGTTGAGCTCCTCAAGAATGAGATTCCTCTGGAGCAGGAGTCAGTGGTATTAACCGAAGCCACTGTCAATGGTCTTGTTCTTGTGGACATCATAAATGGATTCTATACTGTTGGTTCTGGAAATCTG GCTCCAAGAGAAGCCAATAGGCAGATATCAGGAATGATCAATAAATCAGAAAGGCTAGCAAGATTGTTCTGTGAGAAGAAATTTTCAGTCATGGCTTTCCTGGATTCTCACCACCCTAACAAGTCAGAGGACCCTTATCCTCCTCACTGTATTCAATTCAGAGATTAG
- the LOC107614203 gene encoding uncharacterized protein LOC107614203 isoform X2 produces MSSSLPPSSFYVNVVARRLPLIIPPLLIVVSFFSHHRLLCSVLCRRSSHRRPDLSLLIMVSFFSRSCLLCLPPPLCGKGSMVSQTVELLKNEIPLEQESVVLTEATVNGLVLVDIINGFYTVGSGNLAPREANRQISGMINKSERLARLFCEKKFSVMAFLDSHHPNNCQPNFG; encoded by the exons ATGTCCTCGTCATTGCCGCCATCAAGCTTCTATGTCAATGTCGTTGCTCGCCGTCTTCCTCTGATCATTCCGCCGTTGCTCATCGTCGTGTCATTTTTTTCTCACCATCGCCTCCTCTGCTCAGTCCTTTGTCGCAGATCATCGCATCGCCGTCCAGATCTGTCGTTGCTCATCATGGTGTCATTCTTTTCTCGCAGTTGCCTCCTCTGCTTGCCGCCTCCTCTG TGCGGGAAAGGGAGTATGGTGTCACAAACAGTTGAGCTCCTCAAGAATGAGATTCCTCTGGAGCAGGAGTCAGTGGTATTAACCGAAGCCACTGTCAATGGTCTTGTTCTTGTGGACATCATAAATGGATTCTATACTGTTGGTTCTGGAAATCTG GCTCCAAGAGAAGCCAATAGGCAGATATCAGGAATGATCAATAAATCAGAAAGGCTAGCAAGATTGTTCTGTGAGAAGAAATTTTCAGTCATGGCTTTCCTGGATTCTCACCACCCTAACAA TTGTCAACCTAACTTTGGTTGA
- the LOC107614203 gene encoding dynamin-related protein 1E isoform X3: protein MVRSYIEKPNCIILAISLANQDIATSDAIKIAREVEPSGERTFGVLTKLDLMDKRTNALDVLEGRSYRLQHPWVGIVNRSQADINRNVDMIFSRRKEREYFATSPEYGHLANKMGSEYLAKLLSQVTALSKIAQSTQNVDPNAVAVSQTASIIWETSSSFEV, encoded by the exons ATGGTCCGGTCTTACATTGAGAAG CCTAATTGTATTATACTGGCAATATCTCTGGCCAATCAAGACATAGCAACTTCTGATGCTATTAAAATTGCAAGGGAAGTGGAGCCATCAG GTGAGAGAACATTTGGAGTGTTGACAAAGCTGGATTTAATGGACAAAAGAACTAATGCATTGGAt GTCCTTGAAGGAAGATCCTATCGTCTGCAACATCCTTGGGTTGGTATAGTAAATCGATCCCAAGCTGATATCAATAGAAACGTTGATATGATTTTTTCTAGGCGCAAGGAGCGAGAGTATTTTGCCACCAGTCCTGAGTACGGGCACTTGGCAAATAAAATGGGTTCAGAATACCTTGCAAAACTTCTCTCTCAG GTTACAGCTCTATCAAAAATAGCTCAGAGTACTCAAAATGTTGATCCAAATGCTGTTGCTGTTTCTCAAACAGCTTCAATTATATGGGAAACAAGTAGTTCATTTGAGGTTTAG